The Microcystis panniformis FACHB-1757 region TTGAGTTTGTCTCTCCGCAGCATCTCGCTTTTATTGCTGGGTTTCTTGACTTCCAGTATCACCCCCACGGAATCCCGCGACTCTTTCCCATTATGGATGACTAAATCATTCCTTCCCTTGGTGTTGATGAAATGTTGGGGACTATAGTAGCTGTGTTTGAGAAAGTCTGCAAGCAGGTTTTTGTGGAACTCCTCCGATTCTGTCTCGTTTATACTCCCCAAGAGTTGTTCTAGGTGGGTTTGAAACTTCTCCACCTGACTACGATTCGGTTTGACTCTCAGAAATGCTTTGTTTAATGCTTGTCGGGGAGAGAAAATTTCAGTCTTCATACCTTATATCCTTATTCCTACCCATCCCGATTTTTGAGTCTATTTTTTTCTCTCTTATCTTCCCTCAAAAACCCTATATATATGGGCGCACGGATTCCGATTATACATAAAGTCTAAAGCAAGTCTCGCCATTTGTCAAGGGTTTTGAGAAAAAAATCGAGCCGATTTTATAATCACCGTAACAACAATTCAGATCGTAGGGATAATTCCGTAGGGATAATTCCGTGGGGATAATTCCGTAGGGATAATTCCGTAGGGATAATTCCGTAGGGATAATTCCGTAGGGATAATTCATGAATTATCCCTACGATATTATGTGAAATTTTCCGTCTTCATACCTTTATCCCTATTCCTACCCAACCCAGTTTTGGAGGCTATTTTTTTCTCTCTTATCTTGGCTCAAAAACCCTATATATATGGGCGCACGGATTCCCATTATATAAAAATTCTAAAGCAAGTCTCGCCATTTGTCAAGGGTTTTCAGAAAAAAAATCGGGCCGATTTTATAATCACCGTAACAACAATTCAGAGCGTAGGGATAATTCCGTGGGGATAATTCCGTAGGGATAATTCCGTAGGGATAATTCCGTGGGGATAATTCCGTAGGGATAATTTACAGTAGGGATAATTCATGAATTATCCCTACGATATTATGTGAAATTTTCCGTCTTCATACCTTTATCCCTATTCCTACCCAACCCGATTTTTGAGTCTATTTTTTTCTCTCTTATCTTCCCTCAAAAACCCTATATATATGGGCGCACGGATTCCCATTATACATAAAGTCTAAAGCAAGTCTCGCCATTTGTCAAGGGTTTTTCGGAAAATTTCCCCAGTTCCCAAGATGTGAGGGAAATTGCCAGTAAGTTTGCAGGGGTAGAGTTAAAGGAAGCGGTCGCAACGCGCTCGCTACGCGAGACCGAGCAGTTACAATTATTGTTATCTTCAGCTTGATCTTATTTTACTAAATAGCCAAAAACTAAAATAAGATTCCTATTTATTGTCCTGACAAGGAGATGAATAAATGAATAACTTTTCTGAGAAACACCATCGTCGTTCCTTAAGATTATCTCGCTATGATTATTCTCAATCGGCTGCATATTTTGTGACAATCTGTATTAAAAATAGTGAAAATTTATTAGGGGACATACAAGATAATGTCATGAATCTTAATCAATTTGGTCAAGTTGTTAAGGATATTTGGCATAGTTTAGATACTCGTTATAAAGAAGTTATTTTAGATGAATTTGTGATTATGCCTAATCATATTCACGGAATAATATTTATTGATAACCCAGTAGAGATAATTCATGAATTATCTCTACCAGAGGAAAGGCGAAAAATGTTGTTACCTAAAGTGGTTGGTTATTTTAAAATGAATAGTGCTAAACTGATTAATCAATTGCAGAGTACTCAAGGTCAATCGGTTTGGCAAAAGAATTATTATGAACATATTATCCGTGATGAGGTTTCCTTAACGAAAATTAGAGAATATATTGTTAATAATCCTTTAAAATGGCATCAAGATATCGAAAATCAGCAAGTCAAACCTAGTCAGGAGGAACTTCAGTTTTGGCAAAGCTTCGGTAGAAAGGATTTATAATCACTGTAACAACAATTCCTATCGTAGGGATAATTCCGTAGGGATAATTTACAGTAGGGATAATTCATGAATTATCCCTACGATATTATGTGAAATTTTCCGTCTTCATACCTTTATCCCTATTCCTACTCAACCCAGTTTTGGAGGCTATTTTTTTCTCTCTTATCTTGGCTCAAAAACCCTATATATATGGGCGCAGGGATTCCCATTATATAAAAATTCTCAAGCAAGTCTCGCCATTTGTCAAGGGTTTTCAGAAAAAAAATCGGGCCGATTTTATAATCACCGTAACAACAATTCAGAGCGTAGGGATAATTCCGTGGGGATAATTCCGTAGGGATAATTCCGTAGGGATAATTCCGTGGGGATAATTCCGTAGGGATAATTTACAGTAGGGATAATTCATGAATTATCCCTACGATATTATGTGAAATTTTCCGTCTTCATACCTTTATCCCTATTCCTACCCAACCCGATTTTTGAGTCTATTTTTTTCTCTCTTATCTTCCCTCAAAAACCCTATATATATGGGCGCACGGATTCCCATTATACATAAAGTCTAAAGCAAGTCTCGCCATTTGTCAAGGGTTTTGAGAAAAAAAATCGAGCCGATTTGAGAAGAGGGAACAGGTATTGGGCTGGAATTGGCGAGGATAGCCCCAAACCAGTGGTAAATAGCCATGATCAGTCAATCTCAATTTTTCTTAAGGAAAAGAGATTAATTTAGCCACAGTGTCCACGGTTTGCTGGCGACAGGTGCGACCATCGGCCAGGGTTCTTTCACCGTCCATATAACCCATAACCCCGTTATGATGGGTAGGTCCCAGGGAGATAATCTTGATAATGCCGAGACGACGAGCTTGATTCCAGTAGGAAAGCCAAGCGATCGGCCAGCGTTCGGGAAAAATCGTCCGACCGATCGGTTCTACCGTATCCCGTTCACCGACTAAATGATAGAACCGATCCAACTGCAAAAAACCGACATTGCCGCTAAAAACCCCCCTAGAGAAATCATTTCGATGGGTACTTTCAAGAATTTTTTGAGATAGATAATTGCACCCAAGGAAACCTGAGCGCCGCCACTATAACCGATAAAAGTAATTGGTATCTTACTGCCCAAGGGATAATCATTGTGTAGTAATGCCTCAAGAATCACTCCCGCCGAACCCTGATTAAAAATTGGTCCGTAGCGATCATCGGCCGAAACCACGATCTTAAATATAGTCATTTCAAATAAGTGTGAGACGAGGGAAAAATAAGGTAAAATAAAGGGAAACGAGCAACCCATACAGAAAAATGTCTTATAGCCTAGACTTGAGAAAAAAAGTAATCGATTATGTAGAGAATGGGGGAAGCATAACCAAAGCCGCCGCTCTATTTAATATAGGAAGAGCCACGATATATAGATGGCTAGGTAGGGAAAAACTGGAAGCAACAAAGGTAAAACACCGTCAGAGAAAGCTGGACTGGAAAGCACTGTCAAAAGATGTCCAAGAAAATCCCGAGGCAAGATTAAGAGACAGAGCCGAGAAATTTGGAGTGAGACCAAGTGCCATTTGCTATGCCTTAAAAAAAATGAAAATTACCAGAAAAAAGAAGGAACTTCGTTATAGAGAAAGAAACCGAGAAGAAAGAATGAAATACTACAGAGTGCTGAGAGAATTGATTAAAATATATGGAAGTGAAAGCCTTGTATTTATTGATGAGTCAGGGTTTGAAGAATTTCAAGCCTGTTTTTATGCTTGGTCAAAAAAAAGGGAAGAAAGTCTTTGGAGATAGACAAGGAAAACGAGGAAAAAGAGAGAACCTTGTCGCTGGGAGAAGAAAGGGAAAAAAAGACTTTATTGCACCGATGGTATTTACGAGAAGCCTGAATGCCGAAGGTTTTGAAGGGTGGTTATCTTTATATTTGTTGCCCTCTCGCGCCCATAACATCAGTATTAATTATGGATAATGCACCAATTCATCGGAAGACAGTCATTAAACAACTGGTAGAGGAAGCAGGTCATCAGGTCGTGTTTTTGCCAAAATACTCTCCTGATTTAAATGATATCGAACATGATTTTAGTGCATTAAAGAGGGCAAGAATGTATGCTCCTGTGGGGACACCCCTTGATGAAATTATTCGTACTTATTGTGTCGCCTAGTGTCTCGTTCTTATTTGAAATAACTATAAATTCCGCAGATTGATTAAAGCCATTACGCCGTTATGCCCTTTCTGACCGTTTGTTTCCACCCATTGCCAGAAACCCGGCTAGAGGGCGCTCGGAATCGGTTAAGGCGCGATTAGTGGTGGAATAGGGCATAATATTGCCGACGATCCGCACTTGCGCCGGTAAAATCCCGTATAATTCGGCCAGAAAATTTTGGGCGTAGGGTTTCAAGCGAGTGGACTCCTGACAGATGCCGTCGAGATAGACGATATAACGCTGCACTTGGTGTTGGGGTGGTGCTAGTTGCTGCCAGGGTTCCTCGGCATAGACGCGACTGGGACTGTACCAACCGGCCCACCAACCCAAGGCTTCTAGAGGCGAGGTCAGTGCTTCTAGAAATAAACCCAGGAACAGTAATAATAGACTAAATCCGATCAGATCGAAGGTCAGTCGCACGGCATCATCAAGGGCAAAAAATCCTTCCTGTAGCCAAGTTTTGGCGGGAGAAAATAGGAGAATTAAACATAAACCTAAAAAACCTAGCCCAACATATTCTAGAACTGTTTTGAGATTTTGAGTTTTTACTACTTCTAAATGATGACCGATTCTGAGAAAATTTTTACTAATTGGTGAGATAAAAAGAGACATTTCCGTGAGATAATTGTGCCAAAGGGCTTCGTTTTTCGTCTTTTCTTCCTCTGTTTCCTCGCTGGTATCTTTTTCTAGGTCTTCTGGGTTGATTCCCGAATCAACAATTTTTTGCAAGTGTTTTTTATCGATCACTAATTCGACCCCTAATAATTTTTCTGTCAGCCAATGGACAGCAAAAATAAAGGGATAACCGATAGTTCTCTGGAAAACTAAAAGGACAAGAAAACCTAATAAAGAGGCGATGAAAGCGTGAAGTAAAGAAATATTGAGGAGAACCGTTAAACCCACGGCCAAGGCCGCCACACTCCAGAGGATTAATAAGATATAGATCGCCCGGCCAGCGTAGGGAAGAGCGATCGCTAATCCGAAGATAAAGGGTGCGTAACTAAATCCTAGGGTACTGGCCACCTCAAATAGGCGGGTATCACCCCGAAATAAGAGGATAGTAACTAGCCAAAGTCCAGCGGCCCAAATGCCAAAATTAAAAGCGTAGAGAATAGAGGTAATTAATAAACTAAAAATAAAGCGGCTGGGGGGAATCCGGTTAACAAATAAGACAAAACTTTGTCCGATCGCCTCGGAAACACTGGCGATAAAGACAACGATAATCGCTTCTTCCAAACCAAAGCGCAGGGATTTAATAGTGATGAAGGCCCGGGGATCGAGAACCAGTACACCGAAAAGGGTCGGCCAGGAAGGGGCAAGAAATAAAAGCAGCAATCCAGCGATTCCTAGTAATCCCAAAAGAGCCAAGGCTTGAATCAGTTGT contains the following coding sequences:
- a CDS encoding transposase, with product MNNFSEKHHRRSLRLSRYDYSQSAAYFVTICIKNSENLLGDIQDNVMNLNQFGQVVKDIWHSLDTRYKEVILDEFVIMPNHIHGIIFIDNPVEIIHELSLPEERRKMLLPKVVGYFKMNSAKLINQLQSTQGQSVWQKNYYEHIIRDEVSLTKIREYIVNNPLKWHQDIENQQVKPSQEELQFWQSFGRKDL